The genomic stretch TCACCTATTCCTGTGGCAAATACGGGATGATTATATATAAAAAAGGGACAGTCGGCTCCAAGCTGGACAGCCAATCTGATTAGTTTCTCATCAGACGCATTCAACTGAAAAGTTTGGTTCAACAGCTTAAGCATAAACGATGCATCAGCAGACCCTCCCCCCAAGCCTGCACCAAACGGTATTTTCTTTAATAAATGAACTTCCACAAATGGAAAATCATAATGTTTTCGCATTAAGGACAATGCCCTCATAACTAAATTTGTTTCGGGTGATGCATCAACCTTAATTCCTGATTCGAAAAAAGTATCCCTCCCTTGCCCATCTTTTACAATGATTTCAAGAGCATCTTTTATCGCTAAAGGATAAAAAACTGTTTCAAGGTTGTGATATCCATCTGGTCTCTTTGATACTATATTCAACCCTAAATTTATTTTGGCATTGGGAAAGGTTATCATATTTCTATTTTGAATATAAGTCTAATGATTTTTGATAGTCTGCCTCAGAAGCAAAACTTCTGTGTATAATAAGAATAAACGAAGTCTTTACTTTTGAGACAGATTTTTTTGATATAATTATTACACCAGTTTTTTTATTAAAGCCTCTTTATCTCCATATATATAGTCGATAACAGGAACCTCTATCATTGTATAAGCTCCCGGCGCTTGTTTCATCGTAGCCCTAGCCGAAGCAACTAGTACCTGAGCTGTTAAAGCAGGATTGTTGATCTTCATATTAAAGTCTAAGAGCTGATTCTGAGTTGCACCCGATACACCTTTACGAACCATATTCACTCCATGTCCCATATCTTTCAAGTTGTCTACATTTTCAACCTGCATCACATGCGTTTCATCATGTGCAAAATAGTCATCACTTTTTATTGCTGCCGCTACATCAGAAAAGTTATAGCCTTCTTCGACCTCAATATATACCATACGACGATGAATACTAGTGCCCAGTGGAATAGTCATCGACAGTGCCGCCTTTACTCCCTTAATAGCTTTTACGGCAACAGTATGTCCCATACTCATACCCGGACCAAAATTTATATATGTTACGCCTTTGGGTGCCATAAACTCAAACATGGAACGGATCATAGAGTCTGTACCCGGATCCCATCCTGCAGATATGATAGATACCGTATTATTCGCTTTGGCCACAGCATCCAGCTCACGGCGTAAATTTACAATACCACCGTGTATATCATAACTATCTACCGTATTGATACCCAACGCCAGGCACTCTTTAGCATATTCTTCAACGCTGCGAGTGGGAGTACAAAGCACAGCCACATTCACGTCTTTTAGTTCTTTTATTGATTTTACGACCTGATACTTTTTTAGTTCATCAGGCACATTTGATGGATCACGACGGACAATACCGGCCACCTCAAAATCGGGTGAAGCAATAATTGCATCCAATACATACTGTCCAATATTTCCGTAACCTACAATAGCTGCTCTAATTTTATTCATTGATATTGATTTATATTTGTTAGATTTATAACTATAATTTCTTATTAATCAGACTATATCTGAGTGGCTTCCTTCATAAAGTTGTACAGCCATTCCATAGCATGAAAATCGTCTTTTATCAAATTGGCAAAATCAGGAGAAAACAATTCCTCTCCTACAGGTCGTGTCTTACTTACCCATATCCCTTTGCGTTGTATCCATGGTTGGAAATACTCGGGTAGATCATTAGGTATAGGTCGCTTATATTCCTCGCCATTTATTACATATCCCCGATCTAATACAGAAGCTTGAGTTACTCGCTGAAACTCCTCAGCATCATAAGTAACCTCGTCTCGGAAAGCATCCATTACTTTTTTCTTTGGCTGAAACAGCCCTAAGCCAAGCGTATATCCGGTAGCCGATATCTCCATAAAGTATCCCGGATAATCTTTCCATATATCGTTTGTTACGGGGATCTGAAAAGCCATCCACATAAAATCTTTATAGGGATCTTTATTCTTCGAAAAACGTGTATCTCTATATATCCTCGATAGGCATCGGTGGGGACGTAATTCAAAAGACTGATCGATATTATGCATTGCGGGAGACAAAGCTGTAACCAATGCCTTTAATGGATTCAACAGCTCTTTCTCATATACATGTTTATTCTCATCAAACCATTCTTTATAGTTGTTCTCTTTCAGGTCTTTGAGAAACTGAAAAGTATTTGGAGTAAAGCCTTTGAATGTTAATTCTTTCATATCTATATTAATCCTTTATATATGATAATTTTTTATTCCTAAATATAAAGGTAAAAAAATAGCAGCTTTTTACAAAACTGCTATTCTTTATTTATTCTATTTTTATTTTGCAAGTTGCATTATAACAGCCATTACCTCAGCTCCGATATCCTCTGCCTTTTTCATCGAATGAGCTTCAGAATACACCCGGATAATAGGTTCGGTATTCGACTTACGAAGGTGCACCCATTTGTCTGGGAAATCTATTTTCACACCATCTATATCTGTTACATCATATTGAACATATTTTTCTTT from Dysgonomonas mossii encodes the following:
- the ispE gene encoding 4-(cytidine 5'-diphospho)-2-C-methyl-D-erythritol kinase is translated as MITFPNAKINLGLNIVSKRPDGYHNLETVFYPLAIKDALEIIVKDGQGRDTFFESGIKVDASPETNLVMRALSLMRKHYDFPFVEVHLLKKIPFGAGLGGGSADASFMLKLLNQTFQLNASDEKLIRLAVQLGADCPFFIYNHPVFATGIGEVFEKIELSLKNYYFVLIKPEIHVPTKDAFALISPKQPKQSLKKIVKLPVAEWRGLMENDFEESVFAKYPAIGDIKNSLYRQGALYASMSGSGSSVYGIFTEQVEDLESVYKDCFCQQGKFEY
- a CDS encoding diaminopimelate dehydrogenase, whose translation is MNKIRAAIVGYGNIGQYVLDAIIASPDFEVAGIVRRDPSNVPDELKKYQVVKSIKELKDVNVAVLCTPTRSVEEYAKECLALGINTVDSYDIHGGIVNLRRELDAVAKANNTVSIISAGWDPGTDSMIRSMFEFMAPKGVTYINFGPGMSMGHTVAVKAIKGVKAALSMTIPLGTSIHRRMVYIEVEEGYNFSDVAAAIKSDDYFAHDETHVMQVENVDNLKDMGHGVNMVRKGVSGATQNQLLDFNMKINNPALTAQVLVASARATMKQAPGAYTMIEVPVIDYIYGDKEALIKKLV
- a CDS encoding DUF2461 domain-containing protein is translated as MKELTFKGFTPNTFQFLKDLKENNYKEWFDENKHVYEKELLNPLKALVTALSPAMHNIDQSFELRPHRCLSRIYRDTRFSKNKDPYKDFMWMAFQIPVTNDIWKDYPGYFMEISATGYTLGLGLFQPKKKVMDAFRDEVTYDAEEFQRVTQASVLDRGYVINGEEYKRPIPNDLPEYFQPWIQRKGIWVSKTRPVGEELFSPDFANLIKDDFHAMEWLYNFMKEATQI